Below is a window of Deinococcus planocerae DNA.
CCTGCGTCTGGCTCTGGGACTGGGACTGGGTGCCGCCCCCCGACTGCGACTGGCTCTGGGTCTGGGCCCCGCTCGACTGGAACTGGCCTTGCGTGGCCGCCCCCGGCTCGAAGCCCCCCTGGTACTGGCTCTGCGCCTGAACGTTCAGAGGAGCGCCGCCCGAGAGGAGCTGGCTCATCCCCTGCGGGGTGGCCCGCCCGTCGTGGTCGAGGACCCAGGTGTCCTTGCTCCCGCCCCCCTGGCTGGAGTTCACGACGAGAGAACCCCGCCGCAGCGCCACCCGGGTGAGGCCCCCCGGCACGATGGTCACCTCCTGCCCGCACAGGATGTAGGGCCGCAGGTCCACGTGCGCGGGCTCGAACTCGCCGGAGTCGGGGTAGAAGGTGGGGTGGCGGCTGAGGCCCACGACCGGCTGGGCGATGAACTCACGCGGTGCCGAGCGCACCTTCACGAGGTACGCTTCCACCTCCTCTCGGGTGGCGTAGGGACCGAGCAGCATCCCGTACCCGCCCGCCTCGCCGACCCCCTTGAAGACGAGTTCGTCCGCGTGGGCGAGCATGTACTCCAGGTGGTCCGGGTTCCAGCCCAGGAAGGTGGGGACGTTGTTCAGGAGCGGCTCCTCGTTCAGGTAGTAGCGGATCATCTCCGGCACGTAGGCGTACACGGCCTTGTCGTCCGCCACCCCCGTCCCGATGGCGTTGGCGATGGCGACCCGGCCCTGGCGGTAGACCTCGACGAGCCCGGCGACCCCCAGCGCGGAGTCGGGGCGGAAGGTCAGCGGATCGAGGAAGTCGTCGTCGATCCGGCGGTAGATCACGTCCACCTGCCGCCTGCCCCCGGTCGTGCGCATCCACACCCGCCCGGCGTCCACGAAGAGGTCACGGCCCTCGACGAGTTCGACCCCCATCTGCTGGGCGAGGTAGGCGTGCTCGAAGTAGGCGGAGTTGTACATCCCCGGCGTGAGGACCACGACCGTGCCGTTCTCGCGCGGGCTGAGCGACTGGAGGAGGTGCAGCAGGGTACTCGTGTAGTGCCCGACGGGCCTCACCCCCTGTCCCCGGAACATGCCGGGGTAGATGCGGGTCATCGCCTGCCGGTTGGCGAGCAGGTACGACACGCCGCTCGGCGAGCGCAGGTTGTCCTCCAGCACGAGGTACTCGCCCTGTTCATTGCGGATCAGGTCGGTGCCGACGATGTGGGTGTAGAGCCCGAGCGGCACCCTGATCCCGTGGACCTCGCGCCGGAAGTGGGCGGAGGTGTACACGAGCTCACTGGGGATCACCCCGTCGCCGAGGATCTGGGCCTGGGAATAGATGTCGCCCAGAAAGGCGTTCAGGGCCCGCACCCGCTGGGTGAGCCCGGCCTCCACGTGGGCCCACTCGCTCGCCGGAATGACGCGCGGCACCGGGTCGAAGGGGAAGGTGCGCTCGGTGCCCTGCGAGTCGCCGTACACCGTGAAGGTGATGCCCTGGTTGCGAAAGGCGAGGTCGAGGAGGCGGTGACGGCGCCCGAACTCCTCGACCCCCTGCGCGGCGAGGTACTCCCGAATGCCCTGGTAGTGGGGCCTCACCGTGCCGCCTTGCCCAAACATCTCGTCGAAGAACCTGCTGCCCGGCTCGTACTTCATGCCCCCGTCTCCCTCCCCTGGGGCGCGGCCCCGGACGATGCCCCAAGATAACGAACTGCCCAGCCCGGGGAAGGCGG
It encodes the following:
- a CDS encoding circularly permuted type 2 ATP-grasp protein, giving the protein MKYEPGSRFFDEMFGQGGTVRPHYQGIREYLAAQGVEEFGRRHRLLDLAFRNQGITFTVYGDSQGTERTFPFDPVPRVIPASEWAHVEAGLTQRVRALNAFLGDIYSQAQILGDGVIPSELVYTSAHFRREVHGIRVPLGLYTHIVGTDLIRNEQGEYLVLEDNLRSPSGVSYLLANRQAMTRIYPGMFRGQGVRPVGHYTSTLLHLLQSLSPRENGTVVVLTPGMYNSAYFEHAYLAQQMGVELVEGRDLFVDAGRVWMRTTGGRRQVDVIYRRIDDDFLDPLTFRPDSALGVAGLVEVYRQGRVAIANAIGTGVADDKAVYAYVPEMIRYYLNEEPLLNNVPTFLGWNPDHLEYMLAHADELVFKGVGEAGGYGMLLGPYATREEVEAYLVKVRSAPREFIAQPVVGLSRHPTFYPDSGEFEPAHVDLRPYILCGQEVTIVPGGLTRVALRRGSLVVNSSQGGGSKDTWVLDHDGRATPQGMSQLLSGGAPLNVQAQSQYQGGFEPGAATQGQFQSSGAQTQSQSQSGGGTQSQSQSQTQGAPPVGTPPPPDAPGQHSFQQELEKDELDTTSGEER